Part of the Streptomyces sp. WMMC500 genome is shown below.
CCCTCCTCGAAGAGCCCCTTGCGGGCGCGGTCGTACGCGGACTCCTCGGCCGTGCGGCCGCGGACGGCGCGCGCCGAGGCCATGCCGAAGCTCTCCTTGTACAGCCGTCCGTCCGCGGTCTGCTGGAGGTCCCCCGGGGACTCGTACGTGCCGGCGAACCAGGAGCCGATCATGACGTTGGACGCGCCGGCGGCCAGCGCCATGGCGACGTCGCGGGGGTGGCGCACGCCGCCGTCGGCCCACACGTGCCTGCCGAGCCGGCGCGCCTGCGCGGCGCACTCCAGCACGGCGGAGAACTGCGGGCGGCCGACGCCGGTCATCATCCGGGTGGTGCACATCGCGCCGGGCCCGACGCCGACCTTGACGATGTCGGCGCCCGCCTCGACGAGGTCGCGTACGCCCTCGGCGGAGACGACGTTGCCCGCCACCACCGGCACCCCGGGGGCCAGGGCGCGGACGGCGCGCAGCGCGTGGATCATCTGCTCCTGGTGGCCGTGCGCGGTGTCCACGACGAGGGTGTCGACGCCGGCGTCGAGGAGTTGCTTGGCGCGGCCGGCCACGTCGCCGTTGATGCCCACGGCGGCGGCGACGCGCAGCCTGCCGCGGGCGTCGGTGGCGGGGGTGTAGAGCGTCGCCCGCAGGGCCCCCTTGCGGGTGAGCAGGCCGACGAGCCGGCCGTCCGGGCCGACGGCGGGGGCGAGCCGGCGGTGGGCGGCGTCCAGCCGGTTGAACGCCTCGCGCGGGTCGATGTCGGCGTCGAGGGTCAGCAGCTCGCGGGACATCACCTCGGAGAGCTGGGTGAAGCGGTCCACGCCGGTCAGGTCGGCCTCGGTGACGACGCCCACGGGGCGGCCGTCCTCGACGACGACGGCGGCGCCGTGCGCCCGCTTGGGCAGCAGCGCCAGCGCGTCGGCGACGGTGGAGTGGGGACCGAGCACGATGGGGGTGTCGAGCACCAGGTCGCGCG
Proteins encoded:
- a CDS encoding GuaB1 family IMP dehydrogenase-related protein; translated protein: MRFLNDSPAPYDLTYDDVFMVPRRSGVGSRQAVDLSSADGTGTTIPLVVANMTAIAGRRMAETVARRGGLVVIPQDIPIDVVTEVVSWVKARDLVLDTPIVLGPHSTVADALALLPKRAHGAAVVVEDGRPVGVVTEADLTGVDRFTQLSEVMSRELLTLDADIDPREAFNRLDAAHRRLAPAVGPDGRLVGLLTRKGALRATLYTPATDARGRLRVAAAVGINGDVAGRAKQLLDAGVDTLVVDTAHGHQEQMIHALRAVRALAPGVPVVAGNVVSAEGVRDLVEAGADIVKVGVGPGAMCTTRMMTGVGRPQFSAVLECAAQARRLGRHVWADGGVRHPRDVAMALAAGASNVMIGSWFAGTYESPGDLQQTADGRLYKESFGMASARAVRGRTAEESAYDRARKGLFEEGISTSRMFLDPARPGVEDVIDAVVAGVRSACTYAGAATLEEFHERAVVGVQSAAGYAEGKPLHASWQ